From one Pan troglodytes isolate AG18354 chromosome 13, NHGRI_mPanTro3-v2.0_pri, whole genome shotgun sequence genomic stretch:
- the METTL21A gene encoding protein N-lysine methyltransferase METTL21A isoform X11 → MALVPYEETTEFGLQKFHKPLATFSFANHTIQIRQDWRHLGVAAVVWDAAIVLSTYLEMGAVELRGRSAVELGAGTGLVGIVAALLGGGI, encoded by the exons ATGGCCCTCGTGCCCTATGAGGAGACCACGGAATTTGGGTTGCAGAAATTCCACAAGCCTCTTGCAACTTTTTCCTTTGCAAACCACACGATCCAGATCCGGCAGGACTGGAGACACCTGGGAGTCGCAGCGGTGGTTTGGGATGCG GCCATCGTTCTTTCCACGTATCTGGAGATGGGAGCTGTGGAGCTCAGGGGCCGCTCTGCCGTGGAGCTGGGTGCTGGCACGGGGCTGGTGGGCATAGTGGCTGCCCTGCTGG